Genomic DNA from Amycolatopsis alba DSM 44262:
GTTGAGGAATCTCGCCCCGAGCGTTTCGCGGAGCGTGGTTTCGACGCTTTCGGGCAGCGGTTCACCGGCGACCAGCGCCAGCTTCAGGCCGCGGAGTGCCGCGGTGAAGGGGTGCTGGAGCAGCCGGGCGTAGAAGCTCGGCTGTCCATAAAGGACCGAAACCCGATGCCGCGTGATCAGCTCCAAGGCCGCGGATTCGGTGAGCCGCTCCCGGCTGAGTACCGTCGAACCCCCGCGAAGCAGCGGCAAGAGGATGGAATTGCCGAATCCGTAGGAGAAGTACATCCGCGACACGGAAAGGGTGACGTCCTCCGGCGCGAGGTCCACCACCGAGCCGATGGCCTGGTCGTAGACCTCCGGGTCACCATGGGTGTGGAAGCAGAGCCGGGGGGTCCCGGTCGTGCCGGAGGTGAAGAAGGCGAACGCCGGCGTGTCCGCGTGAGCCGGGAAGTACCCGGTTTTCGGCTCATGGCAGGCGAGTTGTGCGGGAGCGACCGGGGCGACCTGGTCGAGGCCGGGTGTCCCCGGTTCCGCGATGACCAGGAAAGCACCCGCGGTTTCGACCGCGCGCCGGATGGCCGTCTCGTGAATGAAGGTGTTGACCGGGATCGCCACGGCGCCCAGCCGGATCGTGCCGAGGACGGCCTGCACGAGTTCGACACTGTCGGGCAGCAGCAGCAGGACGCGGTCTCCCGCCTTCACCCCGCGTGCGGCCAGCCCGCCGGCGAATCGTGCCGAACCGGCATACAGTTCCGCGTAAGACACCGTCACATCGCCGGTACGGTAGGCCGTTCGTCCTGACCAGCCTTTTTCGTCGGCGAGGGTGGCAAGGTGAGAGGCCAGATTCATTGGACTATCGCCTCGATTTCGACGAGCAGATCGGGGCGGCAGATGTCGACGTTCAGATAGACGACCCGTGCGTCGGGGGAAAAGACTTCCTCGCACCGCGAGCGGACGAACGGGATGTCTTCGGGGCGGCTGACGTAAACCTTGATCAGGTCGAGGTCGCGAAGGGTGTAGCCGCCTTCCGCGCGGACTTTCCCCAGATTTTCCGTGCTGATCAGTGTCGTGATGTTTTCCAGGGTGACATCGACCTGACCCGAGATGTTTCCCTTGTGCACTGTTTCGTCGCCGATAATGCTCGCGGTCCCGGAAATGTACAGGATTCCGTCGGCGAAGGTGGCTCGCGCGAAGCTCGGCGCCTTGGGGCCGTAGC
This window encodes:
- a CDS encoding class I adenylate-forming enzyme family protein, whose amino-acid sequence is MNLASHLATLADEKGWSGRTAYRTGDVTVSYAELYAGSARFAGGLAARGVKAGDRVLLLLPDSVELVQAVLGTIRLGAVAIPVNTFIHETAIRRAVETAGAFLVIAEPGTPGLDQVAPVAPAQLACHEPKTGYFPAHADTPAFAFFTSGTTGTPRLCFHTHGDPEVYDQAIGSVVDLAPEDVTLSVSRMYFSYGFGNSILLPLLRGGSTVLSRERLTESAALELITRHRVSVLYGQPSFYARLLQHPFTAALRGLKLALVAGEPLPESVETTLRETLGARFLNIFGTTEIGHALIANTLSSHRDGTIGRILPPYRMRIVDRLRREVAAGVEGKLEVRGPTIAPGVPRGSDTPLRTPDDWYVTGDAATVDPDGFVRLHGRLDDIEIVGGQNVHPAEIEDLLVSHPAVRAAGVCSVRRESSTTSLRAHVELDEGAEPEQVIAEIGSLTQKHLSWYEIPEDIIVVESLPRTPVGKLDRRALRTLAAVR